One segment of Candidatus Melainabacteria bacterium DNA contains the following:
- a CDS encoding Appr-1-p processing protein, with protein sequence MPLVVHLRDTNPEIVKSWSAFFGRNAKVDISEGSVFDLDVSVLVTPANSFGIMDDGLGAQLNKLTDGRLESRVRKLIQDKHAGELPVGCAEVISTNLDKPKLAIIAPTMRVPLRMTNANVNSYLATRAAFRALAAYIRQEREDHGGESKIDSVALVGMGTGAGKTAPAVAAFQMYEAYCQIVLGQEPNFATVEAATAHDAELRKSRYI encoded by the coding sequence ATGCCGCTTGTCGTGCATTTGCGAGATACCAACCCAGAGATAGTAAAGTCATGGTCTGCCTTCTTCGGGCGGAATGCTAAAGTCGACATTTCTGAAGGGAGTGTTTTCGACCTTGATGTTTCAGTTCTGGTCACTCCGGCCAACAGCTTTGGCATCATGGATGATGGGCTCGGAGCACAGTTGAACAAACTCACTGATGGAAGACTGGAGTCCAGAGTTCGCAAATTGATTCAGGATAAGCACGCCGGTGAGTTACCGGTTGGATGCGCTGAAGTAATCAGCACCAATCTGGATAAACCGAAGTTAGCAATCATCGCTCCGACCATGCGTGTTCCGTTGCGCATGACCAATGCAAATGTGAATAGCTACCTTGCGACAAGAGCAGCATTTCGTGCGCTTGCGGCTTACATTCGGCAAGAGCGCGAGGACCATGGCGGTGAATCGAAAATAGATTCAGTAGCTTTAGTCGGCATGGGAACCGGTGCTGGAAAAACCGCACCGGCAGTGGCTGCCTTCCAGATGTACGAGGCGTATTGCCAGATTGTTCTGGGACAAGAACCAAATTTCGCCACTGTCGAAGCTGCCACCGCCCATGATGCCGAGCTGCGCAAGAGCCGGTACATTTAG